The nucleotide sequence AGCGGTTGCGGGCCGCGGCGGCCGTGGCCGCGGCGGAGCCACCGCTGCTGGTGCGGGGCGACCTGGTGGACGACCTGCCGGCGCTGGCCGCGCGGGTGCCGCGCGACGCGACCCTGGTGGTGTTCCACACCTCGGTGCTCTACCAGGTGCCGCCGCCCCGGCGGGAGGCGTTCGCCGGGGTCGTGCGCGGGCTGCCCGGCCACTGGATCGCCAACGAGGACCCGGACGTGCTGCGCTACCCCGCGCTGCCGGACCAACCGCCCGGCGGGTTCCACAACGTGCTGGCCCTCGACGGGAAGCCGCTGGCCTGGACCCGGGGCCACGGCCAGGCGATCACCTGGTTCGGGTAGGGCTGCGCATGGTGAGGCTGCCGGTCATCGATGACTTCGCCGGTGAGCTCGCGTCGCTCGGCTGGGTCACCGGCCTGCTGGTCGCGGGGTCGCTGGCGACCGGCGACCACCGGCCCGGCGTGAGCGATCTCGACCTGGTGGCGCTGACCGACGGGCCGGTCGACGCCGCGCGGGAGGCCGCACTCGTCGCCGTGCACCGCCGCCTTGACGCGGGCAGCGCCGCCGGGCTGCACCTGGGCTGCGTCTACGTCGACAGTGCCACCATCCCGGACGCCTTCCGGAAGCATCCGACGTGGACGCACGGGCAGCTCGTCCAGCGCATCCTGTCCGGCATCTCCCGGGCGGAGCTGGTCCGCCACGGGTACGCCGTCCTCGGGCGCCCGCCCGGCGAGGTGTTCCCGCCGGTGAGCGACGACGACGTGCGGGCCGCCGCCCGCGCCGAGCTCACCGGCTACTGGGCCTGGGCGGCCCGGCGTCCATGGCTGTGGCTGAATCCGGCCCTCGCCGACCTCGGCCTAACCTCGATGGCCCGCGGCCGGCACGCGCTGCGCCACGGCGACCTGCTCACCAAGACCGCGGCGGTCGAGGCGGCCGCCGCCCCGGCCTGGCTGATCGGTCAGCTCGCGGCCCGCCGCAGGGGCGAGCCGGTCACCTCGCCCCGGCTGCGCACGGCCCTGATCGCCTGGCGGGACGCCCGCCGCACGGTACGCCGAGCCCGCCGCGCGATCGTCGCCGCTGGTCGATCATGACGGTGCGGCGAGCACCGGCGTCGCGGCGAGCTGCCGTCCGGGGCGCTTGCGTCCCGGGCGCTGACGTCCGGGGCGCCGCGACGAGCCGACATCACGAACGACTCAACTCGACAGGCGCGTGCGGTGGGACCGGCAGGGCCGGCAGGCCCGTCAACCCGCCTCGCTGACCTCGGTGAGGCGGGCGGTGAGGAAGGCCCGTTCCGCCTCGTTGTCGACCAGATCGAGTGCGGCGCCGTAGGCGTCGGCGGCTTCGGCCGGCCGGTCGAGGCGGCGGAGCAGGTCGGCCCGGACCGCCGGCAGGTAGTGATAGCCGGCCAGGTGGGGGTCCGCGGCGAGAAGATCCACGTCCGCCAGGGCGGCCGCCGGGCCGTCCACCATCGACACCGCCACCGCCCGGTTCAGCGCCACCACCGGCGACGGCCAGCGTTTCAGCAGCTCGTCGTAGAGGCGGACGACCTGGGGCCAGTCGGTGGCCGCGTAATCGGGGGCGACCGCGTGCAGCGAGGCGATGGCGGCCTGGAGGGCGTACCGGCCCACCCGGCCGGTGCGGAA is from Micromonospora terminaliae and encodes:
- a CDS encoding nucleotidyltransferase domain-containing protein — translated: MVRLPVIDDFAGELASLGWVTGLLVAGSLATGDHRPGVSDLDLVALTDGPVDAAREAALVAVHRRLDAGSAAGLHLGCVYVDSATIPDAFRKHPTWTHGQLVQRILSGISRAELVRHGYAVLGRPPGEVFPPVSDDDVRAAARAELTGYWAWAARRPWLWLNPALADLGLTSMARGRHALRHGDLLTKTAAVEAAAAPAWLIGQLAARRRGEPVTSPRLRTALIAWRDARRTVRRARRAIVAAGRS